From Kineosporia succinea, the proteins below share one genomic window:
- a CDS encoding glycoside hydrolase family 125 protein yields the protein MKDVLHRQVEKVAGAFDDPRVASMVSDALNRTLSDTLTRDGDEYFVITGDIPAMWLRDSTTQLWPYLRMLGESPEIADIVAGVLKRQFRQIEHDPYANSFNPGPTGAHYEPGDLNDDPWVWEQKYEIDSLAFPLLLAHRFWRATGRTDVFDDRGHRVFRTILEQMRLEQRHEERSAYRFVRPGAIATETLVRDGLGTPVGHTGMTWGGFRPSDDACTHGYNIPGNLLAAQGLRHLAEICLPVWNDAALASAALELSAELVAGVREFGLVEHPRHGLIYAYEVDGLGEQLLMDDANMPSLLSLPLLSPDVLDPEVYARTRAFVLSPDNPWWFSGTAASGVGSPHTRERRVWPIGFAVEGLTSGSAERQRELVALLLATDAGTNRMHEAFDVDDPARFSRPWFSWADSMFCELALTVASA from the coding sequence GTGAAAGACGTCCTCCATCGGCAGGTGGAAAAGGTGGCGGGCGCTTTCGACGACCCGCGCGTGGCCTCGATGGTCTCCGACGCCCTGAACCGCACCCTGAGCGACACGCTCACCCGCGACGGCGACGAGTACTTCGTGATCACGGGTGACATCCCGGCCATGTGGCTGCGCGACTCGACCACCCAGTTGTGGCCCTACCTGCGCATGCTCGGCGAGAGCCCGGAGATCGCGGACATCGTGGCGGGGGTGCTGAAGCGCCAGTTCCGGCAGATCGAGCACGACCCGTACGCGAACTCGTTCAACCCGGGCCCGACCGGAGCTCATTACGAGCCGGGCGATCTCAACGACGACCCGTGGGTGTGGGAGCAGAAGTACGAGATCGACTCGCTGGCCTTCCCCCTTCTGCTGGCCCACCGGTTCTGGCGGGCCACCGGGCGCACCGACGTGTTCGACGATCGGGGGCACCGGGTGTTCCGCACGATCCTGGAGCAGATGAGGCTCGAGCAGCGGCACGAGGAGCGCTCGGCCTACCGGTTCGTGCGGCCCGGGGCGATCGCGACCGAGACCCTGGTGCGCGACGGGCTCGGGACGCCGGTGGGCCACACCGGCATGACCTGGGGCGGGTTCCGGCCCAGCGACGACGCCTGCACCCACGGGTACAACATCCCGGGAAACCTGCTGGCGGCGCAGGGTTTGCGGCACCTGGCCGAGATCTGCCTCCCGGTCTGGAACGACGCGGCCCTGGCGTCCGCCGCTCTCGAGCTGTCGGCGGAGCTGGTGGCCGGGGTACGGGAGTTCGGCCTGGTGGAGCACCCCCGGCACGGGCTGATCTACGCGTACGAGGTCGACGGGCTGGGCGAGCAGCTGCTCATGGACGACGCGAACATGCCCTCGCTGCTGAGTCTTCCGCTGCTGTCGCCCGACGTGCTCGATCCCGAGGTGTACGCGCGCACGCGGGCCTTCGTGCTGAGCCCGGACAATCCGTGGTGGTTCTCGGGCACGGCCGCGTCGGGCGTCGGCAGCCCGCACACGCGCGAACGGCGCGTGTGGCCGATCGGTTTCGCGGTCGAGGGGCTGACCAGCGGCTCGGCCGAGCGGCAGCGCGAGCTGGTGGCACTGCTGCTGGCCACGGACGCGGGCACGAACCGGATGCACGAGGCGTTCGACGTGGACGACCCGGCACGGTTCAGCCGGCCGTGGTTCTCCTGGGCGGACTCGATGTTCTGCGAGCTGGCGCTGACGGTGGCTTCAGCGTGA
- a CDS encoding TetR/AcrR family transcriptional regulator encodes MSEAPDRRTAIVDVAARLLKEHGPAAVTTRAVAQEAGVQAPAIYRLFGDKDGLLEAVAEHVMASFVAQKAALVETAAWAETDPIDDLRAGWNTQIDFSLANPAVFRLLSDPGRIVNSPAARNGREVLQARMHRVALTGRLRVSEARAVAVMQASGVGTIQLLLATPPEERDAGLADCMFEGVLQQILTGTPGVGDPGNTATVVAFRALAPRLDVLSPAERRLLGEWLDRALASR; translated from the coding sequence GTGAGCGAAGCACCCGACCGGCGCACCGCGATCGTCGACGTCGCCGCGCGCCTGCTGAAAGAGCACGGGCCCGCGGCCGTCACCACGCGGGCGGTGGCCCAGGAGGCCGGGGTGCAGGCCCCGGCGATCTACCGGCTCTTCGGCGACAAGGACGGGCTGCTCGAGGCCGTGGCCGAGCACGTCATGGCCTCTTTCGTCGCGCAGAAGGCGGCGCTGGTCGAGACCGCCGCCTGGGCCGAGACCGACCCGATCGACGATCTGCGGGCCGGCTGGAACACCCAGATCGACTTCAGCCTCGCCAATCCGGCCGTGTTCCGGCTGCTCAGCGACCCCGGCCGCATCGTCAACTCACCCGCGGCCCGCAACGGCCGTGAGGTTCTCCAGGCCCGCATGCACCGCGTGGCCCTGACCGGCCGCCTGCGCGTCAGTGAGGCCCGCGCCGTCGCCGTCATGCAGGCGTCCGGCGTCGGCACGATTCAGCTGCTGCTGGCCACGCCGCCCGAGGAGCGTGACGCCGGGCTGGCCGACTGCATGTTCGAAGGTGTGCTCCAGCAGATCCTCACCGGCACGCCCGGCGTTGGGGATCCGGGGAATACGGCCACCGTCGTGGCTTTTCGTGCCCTGGCCCCCCGCCTGGACGTCCTGAGCCCGGCCGAGCGGCGCCTCCTGGGGGAGTGGCTCGACCGGGCCCTGGCATCACGCTGA
- a CDS encoding NmrA family NAD(P)-binding protein: MIVVTGATGALNGATVDHLLERVPASRIAVVTRDVSKAGRFAEKGVTVRHGDYADAASLPAAFEGAEQLLLVSSNDPAGDAVELHRTAIDAAVTAGAGRVLYTSHQGAAPGSAFNPARDHHATEQLLAASGLPWTSLRNGFYAHSLTWLAGPWRETGRITVPFDGPVSWTAREDAAEAAAAILTSDEAYEGPVTLTASAAPTFAEVAVIASEVSGRGVDIEVVDPQEWVAGQIASGRPEFVARFTLGMYQAAEQGFFAGTDPLLKTLLGREPRTVRDVLAQALS; encoded by the coding sequence ATGATCGTCGTCACCGGAGCCACCGGCGCCCTCAACGGCGCGACCGTCGACCACCTGCTCGAGCGGGTCCCCGCGTCCCGGATCGCCGTGGTCACCCGCGACGTGAGCAAGGCCGGGCGGTTCGCCGAGAAGGGCGTCACCGTGCGGCACGGCGACTACGCCGACGCCGCGTCCCTGCCCGCCGCGTTCGAGGGGGCCGAGCAGCTGCTGCTGGTCTCCTCGAACGACCCGGCGGGCGACGCGGTCGAGCTGCACCGCACCGCGATCGACGCGGCCGTGACCGCCGGGGCGGGGCGCGTCCTCTACACCAGCCACCAGGGCGCGGCGCCGGGCTCGGCGTTCAACCCGGCCCGTGACCACCACGCCACCGAGCAGTTGCTCGCCGCGTCCGGTCTGCCCTGGACGTCGCTGCGCAACGGCTTCTACGCGCACAGCCTGACCTGGCTGGCCGGGCCGTGGCGCGAGACCGGCCGTATCACCGTGCCCTTCGACGGGCCGGTGTCGTGGACGGCCCGGGAGGATGCCGCGGAAGCCGCCGCCGCGATCCTGACGTCGGACGAGGCCTACGAGGGCCCGGTCACGCTCACCGCGAGCGCGGCTCCCACGTTCGCGGAGGTCGCGGTGATCGCCTCGGAGGTCTCCGGGCGCGGCGTGGACATCGAGGTGGTCGACCCGCAGGAGTGGGTCGCCGGGCAGATCGCCTCCGGCCGGCCGGAGTTCGTGGCCCGGTTCACGCTGGGCATGTACCAGGCCGCCGAGCAGGGCTTCTTCGCGGGAACCGACCCGCTGCTGAAGACCCTGCTCGGCCGCGAACCGCGGACCGTGCGGGACGTGCTCGCCCAGGCTCTGTCCTAG